In Amycolatopsis coloradensis, one genomic interval encodes:
- a CDS encoding SWIM zinc finger family protein has protein sequence MPGATGRKRRTFGNTWWGKAWVEALEERAKLDPNRLPRGRTYARKGTVSKLAVGEGEVTAWVQGSRAVPYRVTIHMRAFTGQQWESLLGMVGSRLGHVAALLDGELPGELAEDARAAGADLLPGPGDLRPKCSCPDSANPCKHVAAVYYLVADEVDADPFVLFLLRGRPREAVLAELRSRRAPASTPGKRVRAPAAPGVDPKRAYTRRIAALPPRPAVPGTVGPPAVLDVDPPHRTGWSGEMFVELAADAAARAWELLVMGPEREVELSFEEDLARRAAASDPHVIAELAEAAGVGVRDLALWAQAWREAGRGGMAVVREAWRPGQAPLAQARADFAESGLPGTPKTWRNRITQGELQLRYGRDERWYRFVRDGEGWRVDGPSSARPTDVIYPP, from the coding sequence ATGCCCGGCGCGACAGGGCGGAAACGGCGCACCTTCGGCAACACGTGGTGGGGCAAGGCGTGGGTCGAGGCCCTGGAGGAACGCGCCAAACTCGATCCGAACCGCTTGCCGCGCGGGCGGACGTACGCGCGCAAGGGCACGGTCAGCAAGCTCGCGGTCGGCGAGGGCGAGGTGACGGCCTGGGTGCAGGGCAGCCGGGCGGTGCCGTACCGGGTGACCATCCACATGCGGGCGTTCACCGGACAGCAGTGGGAGAGCCTGCTCGGGATGGTCGGCTCCCGGCTCGGGCACGTCGCCGCCCTCCTCGACGGCGAGCTGCCCGGTGAGCTGGCCGAGGACGCTCGAGCCGCCGGCGCGGATCTGCTGCCGGGTCCCGGAGATCTGCGCCCGAAGTGCTCCTGTCCCGACAGCGCGAACCCGTGCAAGCACGTCGCCGCGGTGTACTACCTGGTCGCGGACGAGGTCGACGCCGATCCGTTCGTGCTGTTCCTGCTGCGCGGCAGGCCGAGGGAGGCCGTGCTCGCGGAACTGCGGTCCCGCCGTGCCCCCGCGAGCACGCCGGGCAAACGGGTGCGTGCCCCCGCCGCGCCCGGAGTGGACCCGAAACGCGCGTACACCCGGCGGATCGCCGCGCTCCCGCCGCGGCCGGCCGTCCCGGGCACGGTCGGACCGCCCGCGGTCCTCGACGTCGACCCGCCGCACCGCACCGGCTGGAGCGGCGAAATGTTCGTCGAACTGGCGGCCGACGCCGCCGCGAGGGCCTGGGAGCTGCTGGTCATGGGGCCAGAGCGAGAAGTGGAGCTGTCGTTCGAGGAAGACCTCGCGCGCCGCGCGGCGGCGAGTGACCCGCATGTGATCGCCGAACTCGCCGAGGCAGCCGGGGTCGGGGTGCGGGATCTGGCCCTCTGGGCCCAGGCCTGGCGTGAGGCCGGCCGGGGCGGGATGGCGGTGGTCCGCGAGGCCTGGCGCCCCGGGCAGGCGCCGCTCGCCCAGGCCAGGGCGGACTTCGCCGAATCGGGGCTGCCGGGGACGCCGAAGACCTGGCGGAACCGGATCACCCAGGGTGAACTGCAACTGCGCTACGGCCGGGACGAACGGTGGTACCGCTTCGTACGCGACGGCGAGGGCTGGCGGGTCGACGGCCCGTCCTCCGCCCGGCCGACGGACGTGATCTACCCGCCCTGA
- a CDS encoding alpha/beta hydrolase, whose translation MQPSFVVRQALQLALTANALKPPRGARTAIPAFFAGWLTGELAPHLLALTAADAAAHVARHRGGSSKVGLALAAASAAGLGTLIAQSQRARDEIETALTEGIGDAYADELEHPPSPTDLATPWGQLAMPFRMRDPEVRRTRNIAYAPGGKRFLLDVYAPREPVTGAPILLQVHGGAWVIGNKDQQGLPLMLHMAKRGWICIAINYPLSPAARWPAHIVAAKRALAWIRDNAESYGGDPSFVAVTGGSAGGHLAALLALTANDPALQPGFTEADTSIQACAPHYGVYDFAATSGRRSSQARLKTLIARHVFEADRDPVNFLDDYIAASPLDRITEDAPPFFVIHGVHDSLVPVGEAREFVRRLRDKSQREVAYAEISGAQHAFDVFPSIRSAHVVRGVERFLEWSYRTWRHRSSSS comes from the coding sequence ATGCAGCCGAGTTTCGTCGTCCGTCAGGCACTCCAGCTCGCGCTCACCGCAAACGCGCTGAAGCCGCCGAGAGGTGCACGTACAGCGATTCCGGCGTTCTTCGCGGGCTGGCTCACCGGGGAACTCGCTCCGCATCTGCTCGCGCTCACCGCGGCCGACGCGGCGGCGCACGTCGCCCGGCACCGGGGCGGGTCGAGCAAGGTGGGGCTCGCGCTCGCGGCGGCGTCGGCGGCCGGGCTCGGCACGCTGATCGCGCAGTCCCAGCGGGCGCGCGACGAGATCGAGACGGCGTTGACCGAAGGCATCGGCGACGCCTACGCCGACGAACTCGAGCACCCGCCGAGCCCGACCGACCTCGCGACGCCGTGGGGCCAGCTGGCGATGCCGTTCCGGATGCGCGACCCCGAGGTCCGGCGGACCCGCAACATCGCCTACGCGCCCGGCGGGAAGCGGTTCCTGCTCGACGTCTACGCCCCGCGCGAACCGGTCACCGGTGCGCCGATCCTGCTCCAGGTGCATGGCGGCGCCTGGGTGATCGGCAATAAGGACCAGCAGGGCCTGCCGCTGATGCTGCACATGGCCAAACGCGGCTGGATCTGCATCGCGATCAACTACCCGCTCTCCCCCGCCGCCCGCTGGCCCGCGCATATCGTCGCGGCGAAACGCGCGCTGGCCTGGATCCGCGACAACGCCGAGTCCTACGGCGGCGACCCGTCGTTCGTCGCCGTCACCGGCGGTTCCGCGGGCGGGCATCTCGCCGCGCTACTGGCCCTGACCGCGAACGACCCGGCGTTGCAGCCCGGCTTCACCGAAGCCGACACGAGCATCCAGGCGTGCGCCCCGCACTACGGCGTGTACGACTTCGCCGCGACCAGCGGACGACGCTCAAGCCAGGCCCGGCTGAAGACGCTGATCGCCCGGCACGTCTTCGAGGCGGACCGGGATCCGGTGAACTTCCTCGACGACTACATCGCGGCGTCTCCGCTGGACCGGATCACCGAGGACGCGCCGCCGTTCTTCGTCATCCACGGCGTCCACGACTCGCTGGTGCCGGTGGGCGAGGCCCGCGAATTCGTGCGGCGCCTGCGGGACAAGTCCCAGCGTGAGGTCGCGTACGCGGAGATCTCCGGCGCGCAGCACGCCTTCGACGTCTTCCCCTCGATCCGCAGCGCCCACGTCGTCCGCGGGGTGGAACGGTTCCTGGAGTGGAGCTATCGCACGTGGCGGCACCGGTCCAGCTCCTCGTGA
- a CDS encoding wax ester/triacylglycerol synthase family O-acyltransferase encodes MQRLSGLDASFLYLETPAQVLHVCGLLTLDGSTMPGGYDFERFKEKLAERVELIPAFRRKLHNPLWNLAHPVWVEDEDFDLEAHVHRIGVPAPGDRRELAGLCAHIAGQRLDRAQPLWQLYVIEGMADGGIAVLLKMHHASVDGVGGASLIASLAGLEPDAPPPEIARDERRNADVPGRRALFGAGLTSFAKRPVEVAKLLPDLLELVPRWLGKALQGKGMPVPFTAPRTSFNGTITAHRSVAYASLDLDDVKRVKNAFGVTVNDVVLAVVAGALRQFLRDRGELPDDPLVATVPVSVHGRTEREHGINKVSAFFASLPTHLEDPAARVFMLAESNRLSKDHHHDIDADMLQDWAQFSAATMFGLAVRAYSALRLAERHPVVHNLVVSNVPGPPMPLYLLGCRITGLYPLGPVFHGAGLNVTVLSNAGRVDVGLLGARELTGDLWPLADHFPDALAELLKATS; translated from the coding sequence ATGCAGAGATTGAGCGGTCTGGACGCGAGTTTTCTGTACCTGGAGACACCGGCCCAGGTACTGCACGTGTGCGGGCTGCTCACCTTGGACGGTTCGACCATGCCCGGCGGCTACGATTTCGAGCGCTTCAAGGAGAAACTGGCCGAACGGGTCGAGCTGATCCCGGCGTTCCGGCGCAAGCTGCACAATCCACTCTGGAACCTGGCGCATCCGGTCTGGGTGGAGGACGAAGACTTCGACCTCGAAGCCCACGTGCACCGCATCGGCGTACCCGCGCCCGGCGACCGGCGGGAACTGGCCGGACTCTGCGCCCACATCGCGGGACAACGGCTGGACCGCGCGCAGCCGCTGTGGCAGTTGTACGTCATCGAGGGCATGGCCGACGGCGGGATCGCGGTCCTGCTGAAGATGCACCACGCCAGCGTCGACGGGGTCGGCGGCGCCAGCCTGATCGCCTCGCTCGCCGGGCTCGAACCGGACGCCCCGCCGCCGGAGATCGCGCGGGACGAACGCCGCAACGCGGACGTTCCCGGCAGGCGCGCGCTGTTCGGCGCCGGGCTGACGTCGTTCGCGAAACGTCCGGTCGAGGTGGCGAAACTGCTCCCAGACCTGCTCGAACTCGTGCCGAGATGGCTGGGTAAAGCGTTGCAGGGCAAAGGAATGCCGGTCCCGTTCACCGCGCCGAGGACGTCGTTCAACGGGACGATCACCGCGCACCGCAGCGTCGCCTACGCCTCTCTCGACCTCGACGACGTCAAACGGGTCAAGAACGCCTTCGGGGTGACCGTCAACGACGTCGTCCTCGCCGTGGTCGCCGGTGCCCTGCGGCAGTTCCTGCGGGATCGCGGCGAACTGCCGGACGATCCGCTGGTGGCGACCGTTCCGGTCTCGGTGCACGGACGCACCGAGCGCGAGCACGGGATCAACAAGGTCTCGGCGTTCTTCGCGTCGCTGCCCACCCATCTGGAGGATCCCGCCGCGCGCGTGTTCATGCTCGCGGAGTCGAACAGGCTGTCCAAGGACCATCACCACGACATCGACGCGGACATGCTCCAGGACTGGGCGCAGTTCTCGGCGGCGACCATGTTCGGCCTCGCGGTGCGCGCGTATTCCGCGCTGCGCCTGGCCGAACGGCATCCGGTGGTGCACAACCTGGTGGTCTCCAACGTGCCGGGGCCGCCGATGCCGCTGTACCTGCTGGGGTGCCGGATCACCGGGCTCTACCCGCTCGGCCCGGTGTTCCACGGCGCCGGGCTCAACGTCACCGTGCTGTCCAACGCGGGCAGGGTCGATGTCGGCCTGCTCGGCGCCCGCGAACTCACCGGTGATCTGTGGCCGCTCGCCGACCACTTCCCCGACGCGCTCGCGGAACTGCTCAAAGCCACCTCCTAG
- a CDS encoding acyl-CoA dehydrogenase family protein encodes MDFQFDETQTEVTALAARVLGKEREPADTWRALADAGLLALALPAELGGDGLSVAEVALVLTELGRVASPTPALASLAFGVLPVTALGGPDQRSALLPPVAAGETVLTAALHEPSAPFTTRPATVAESAGDWRLSGVKIGVPFAAEATRILTPASLPGGTGVFLVDPRADGVTLTPTRTSSGTPDYTMTLDSVTVTDADLLNGHGPGESIATLHRFALAGAVAFGDGLLAGALALTTKHVGEREQFGRPLAAFQAVAQQIADVYVASRTVQLAARSAVWRLAAGLDAEAELDIAAYWLAEEAPAALAVCHHLHGGIGVDETYPLHRFSSAVKDLGRTLGGASYRLAGLGELVAG; translated from the coding sequence GTGGACTTCCAGTTCGACGAGACGCAGACCGAGGTCACCGCGCTGGCCGCGCGTGTCCTCGGCAAGGAGCGCGAGCCCGCGGACACGTGGCGCGCGCTCGCCGACGCCGGTCTGCTCGCGCTGGCGCTGCCCGCCGAACTCGGCGGTGACGGCCTCAGCGTCGCCGAAGTCGCCTTGGTGCTGACCGAACTCGGGCGCGTCGCCTCGCCGACGCCCGCGCTGGCGTCGCTGGCGTTCGGAGTCCTGCCGGTCACCGCGCTCGGTGGCCCGGACCAGCGCTCGGCGCTGCTTCCGCCGGTCGCCGCGGGCGAAACCGTGCTCACCGCCGCCCTGCACGAGCCTTCCGCGCCGTTCACCACCCGGCCCGCGACCGTCGCGGAGTCGGCAGGCGACTGGCGCCTGAGCGGTGTCAAGATCGGCGTGCCCTTCGCGGCGGAGGCGACCCGGATCCTGACGCCCGCCTCGTTGCCCGGCGGCACCGGCGTCTTCCTGGTCGATCCCCGCGCGGACGGCGTGACGCTGACGCCGACGAGAACTTCTTCCGGCACACCGGACTACACGATGACGCTCGATTCGGTGACCGTCACCGACGCCGATCTCCTCAACGGGCACGGCCCCGGCGAGTCGATCGCGACGCTGCACCGGTTCGCGCTCGCGGGCGCCGTGGCGTTCGGCGACGGGCTGCTCGCCGGCGCGCTCGCGCTGACCACCAAGCACGTCGGCGAACGCGAGCAGTTCGGGCGTCCGCTGGCGGCGTTCCAGGCGGTGGCGCAACAGATCGCGGACGTCTACGTCGCTTCGAGGACGGTCCAGCTTGCCGCGCGGTCGGCGGTCTGGCGGCTCGCGGCGGGGCTCGACGCCGAGGCGGAACTCGACATAGCGGCTTACTGGCTGGCGGAGGAGGCGCCCGCGGCGCTGGCCGTCTGTCATCACCTGCACGGCGGGATCGGCGTGGACGAAACGTATCCGCTGCACCGGTTCTCGTCGGCGGTCAAGGATCTGGGACGAACGCTCGGCGGCGCCTCGTATCGGCTGGCCGGTCTGGGCGAACTGGTGGCGGGGTGA
- a CDS encoding acyl-CoA dehydrogenase family protein — protein MLIELTAAQHELRSELRKYFAGLVSADERRAMLRERHGPVYREIVRRMGRDGWLGVGWPEQYGGRGFGEIEQHIFVDEAARADVQLPSVTLQTVGPTLQVFGTEEQKSLFLPKILAGEVHFAIGYTEPDAGTDLAALRTTAVREGDEYVVNGQKIFTTGAHDADYIWLAVRTDPGAPRHKGISILIMDTRDPGYSWTPIITCDGAHHVNATYYSDVRVPANMLVGKENEGWRLITTQLNHERVMLGPAGRIGGLHDRVREWAASRKAPDGTPLLQLPDVRAVLAETLATARVNELLNWQVAASSATGPVAVADASATKIFGSERIQRLARRLEEIVARHGDQADAETAELALWLDVVAKRNLVLTFGGGVNEIQRELIATAGLGLPRVPR, from the coding sequence ATGCTGATCGAACTGACCGCGGCGCAACACGAGTTGCGCTCCGAACTGCGCAAGTACTTCGCCGGGCTGGTGAGCGCCGACGAGCGGCGCGCGATGCTGCGGGAGCGGCACGGCCCGGTGTACCGCGAGATCGTACGGCGGATGGGCCGCGACGGCTGGCTCGGCGTCGGCTGGCCCGAACAGTACGGCGGCCGGGGATTCGGCGAGATCGAGCAGCACATCTTCGTCGACGAGGCGGCCCGCGCCGACGTCCAGCTGCCGTCGGTGACCTTGCAGACCGTCGGGCCCACGCTGCAGGTGTTCGGCACCGAGGAACAGAAATCCCTGTTCCTGCCCAAGATCCTCGCCGGTGAGGTGCATTTCGCCATCGGCTACACCGAGCCCGACGCGGGAACGGACCTCGCCGCGCTGCGCACGACAGCAGTGCGCGAAGGGGACGAGTACGTCGTCAACGGCCAGAAGATCTTCACCACCGGCGCGCACGACGCCGACTATATCTGGCTGGCCGTGCGCACCGATCCCGGCGCGCCCAGGCACAAGGGCATCTCGATCCTCATCATGGACACCCGCGATCCGGGCTATTCGTGGACGCCGATCATCACCTGCGACGGCGCGCACCACGTGAACGCCACCTACTACTCGGATGTCCGCGTGCCCGCGAACATGCTGGTGGGCAAGGAGAACGAGGGCTGGCGGCTGATCACCACCCAGCTGAACCACGAACGCGTCATGCTCGGCCCCGCCGGGCGGATCGGCGGCCTCCACGACCGCGTCCGCGAGTGGGCGGCGTCCAGGAAGGCGCCGGACGGCACGCCGTTGCTCCAGCTGCCCGACGTCCGGGCCGTACTCGCGGAAACCCTGGCGACCGCCCGGGTCAACGAACTGCTGAACTGGCAGGTCGCCGCGTCGTCGGCGACCGGGCCGGTGGCGGTGGCCGACGCGTCGGCCACCAAGATCTTCGGTTCCGAACGTATCCAGCGGCTGGCCAGGAGACTGGAGGAGATCGTGGCGCGACACGGCGATCAGGCCGACGCCGAAACCGCGGAACTGGCGCTGTGGCTGGACGTGGTGGCCAAACGCAATCTGGTGCTGACCTTCGGCGGCGGCGTCAACGAGATCCAGCGCGAGCTGATCGCCACCGCCGGGCTCGGACTGCCGAGGGTGCCGCGATGA
- a CDS encoding bifunctional MaoC family dehydratase N-terminal/OB-fold nucleic acid binding domain-containing protein, translating to MSIQEAAERIAARGESAPRAARDAVNQAMVNNWVEAIGDRNPVYVDEEFATKSVHKGLVAPPAMVQVWTMGGLHWTRASDDPLGAMMEVLDEAGFTSVVATNSEQNYFRYLRHGERIEATAKLESVVGPKRTALGEGWFVTTKTTWYVGDEAVADMVFRVLKFRPPGAEPAKAAAPVLRPVISKDTEFFWAGLREGELRIQRWGETLRHPPGPMPPDGDFDAKPDYVVASGRGAVYSYVVHHHPKVPGKDLPFVVALVELEEGVRVMGELLDADPETVHIGLPVEAAFVKIDEELTLPAWRVAR from the coding sequence ATGAGCATCCAGGAGGCCGCCGAACGCATCGCCGCACGCGGCGAATCCGCGCCGAGGGCCGCGCGCGACGCGGTCAACCAGGCGATGGTGAACAACTGGGTCGAAGCCATCGGCGACCGCAATCCGGTGTACGTGGACGAAGAGTTCGCCACCAAGAGTGTCCACAAGGGACTCGTCGCGCCGCCCGCGATGGTGCAGGTGTGGACGATGGGCGGGCTGCACTGGACGAGGGCGTCGGACGATCCGCTCGGCGCGATGATGGAGGTGCTCGACGAAGCCGGGTTCACCTCGGTCGTCGCGACGAACTCCGAGCAGAACTACTTCCGCTACCTCCGGCACGGCGAACGGATCGAAGCGACCGCGAAACTCGAGAGTGTCGTCGGGCCGAAACGCACCGCGCTGGGCGAAGGCTGGTTCGTGACGACGAAGACCACCTGGTACGTCGGCGACGAGGCCGTCGCGGACATGGTGTTCCGGGTGCTGAAGTTCCGCCCGCCGGGCGCCGAGCCCGCCAAGGCGGCCGCCCCGGTACTGCGACCGGTGATCAGCAAGGACACCGAGTTCTTCTGGGCAGGACTGCGGGAAGGGGAACTGCGGATCCAGCGGTGGGGCGAGACCCTGCGGCATCCGCCCGGTCCGATGCCGCCGGACGGCGACTTCGACGCGAAGCCGGATTACGTCGTCGCGTCCGGCCGGGGCGCGGTCTACAGCTACGTGGTGCACCACCATCCGAAGGTCCCCGGCAAGGACCTGCCGTTCGTGGTCGCGCTCGTCGAACTGGAGGAAGGTGTCCGGGTGATGGGCGAGCTGCTCGACGCCGATCCCGAAACCGTCCACATCGGACTCCCGGTGGAGGCGGCTTTCGTGAAGATCGATGAGGAACTGACGCTGCCGGCTTGGAGGGTCGCGCGATGA
- a CDS encoding MaoC family dehydratase, whose protein sequence is MKDCSVGTELPPLTIEATPTFVVSTALATRDFQDVHHDRDAAVQRGSKDIFLNILTDTGLVQRFVTDWAGPEAFVRSIKIRLGVPCYAYDTLTLTGRVTERDGDDVVVSVSGVDSLGEHVVGTVALKLGGE, encoded by the coding sequence ATGAAGGACTGTTCGGTCGGCACCGAGCTGCCTCCGCTGACGATCGAAGCCACCCCGACGTTCGTGGTGAGCACCGCGCTGGCGACCCGGGACTTCCAGGACGTCCACCACGACCGCGACGCCGCCGTGCAACGCGGGTCCAAGGACATCTTCCTCAACATCCTCACCGACACCGGCCTGGTGCAGCGGTTCGTCACCGACTGGGCGGGGCCGGAGGCGTTCGTGCGGTCGATCAAGATCCGGCTCGGCGTGCCCTGTTACGCCTACGACACGCTGACCTTAACCGGACGGGTGACGGAGCGGGACGGCGACGACGTGGTGGTCTCGGTGTCCGGTGTGGACAGTCTCGGTGAGCACGTGGTGGGCACCGTGGCACTGAAGCTGGGAGGCGAGTGA
- a CDS encoding lipid-transfer protein, with amino-acid sequence MTLSGRAAIAGIGATEFSKDSGRSELRLAAEAVSSAVKDAGLTPSDVDGLVSFTMDGNSEIAVARELAIPELKFFSRIHYGGGAAAATVQQAAMAVATGVADVVVAYRAFNERSGMRFGQVSSAAAGQVNSSGVDNAFHYPMGIATPAATVAMLARRYMHEYGATSEDFGRVAVVDRARAATNPQAWFYGKPITLEDHQASRWVAEPLHLLDCCQESDGGVALVIVSAERARDLPHRPAVIAAAAQGSGPDQYVMTSYYRDDLPALPEMGVVGRQLWEQSGLGPGDMDLAVLYDHFTPYVLMQLEELGFCGKGEAKDFIGGGTLELDGKLPLNPHGGQLGEAYIHGMNGIAEGVRQLRGDAVNQVDGASRVLVTAGTGVPTSGLVLTAG; translated from the coding sequence ATGACCCTGTCCGGTCGGGCGGCCATCGCCGGTATCGGTGCCACGGAGTTCTCGAAGGATTCCGGGCGCAGTGAACTGCGGCTGGCGGCGGAAGCGGTATCGAGCGCGGTGAAGGACGCGGGACTCACTCCGTCCGATGTGGACGGTCTGGTGTCGTTCACCATGGACGGCAACAGCGAGATCGCCGTCGCGCGGGAACTGGCCATCCCCGAACTCAAGTTCTTCAGCCGGATCCATTACGGCGGCGGGGCCGCGGCCGCGACCGTGCAGCAGGCCGCGATGGCCGTCGCGACCGGGGTCGCGGACGTCGTCGTCGCGTACCGGGCGTTCAACGAACGGTCCGGCATGCGGTTCGGGCAGGTGTCCTCGGCCGCGGCGGGGCAGGTGAACTCCTCCGGCGTCGACAACGCGTTCCACTACCCGATGGGGATCGCGACCCCGGCCGCGACCGTCGCCATGCTCGCCCGGCGGTACATGCACGAGTACGGCGCTACCAGCGAGGACTTCGGCCGGGTGGCCGTCGTCGACCGTGCCCGCGCGGCGACCAACCCCCAGGCGTGGTTCTACGGCAAGCCGATCACGCTCGAAGACCATCAGGCCTCCCGCTGGGTCGCCGAGCCGTTGCACCTGCTGGACTGCTGCCAGGAGAGCGACGGCGGGGTCGCCCTGGTGATCGTCAGCGCCGAGCGGGCGCGTGACCTGCCGCACCGGCCGGCCGTGATCGCGGCGGCCGCGCAGGGGAGCGGGCCGGACCAGTACGTGATGACCAGCTATTACCGTGACGATCTCCCGGCGCTGCCCGAAATGGGTGTCGTGGGACGGCAGCTGTGGGAGCAGTCCGGGCTGGGGCCCGGCGACATGGACCTCGCCGTGCTGTACGACCATTTCACCCCTTATGTCCTGATGCAGCTGGAAGAACTCGGTTTCTGCGGGAAGGGCGAGGCCAAGGACTTCATCGGCGGCGGAACCCTGGAACTCGACGGGAAACTCCCGCTCAACCCGCACGGCGGACAGCTGGGGGAGGCCTACATCCACGGGATGAACGGGATCGCCGAGGGCGTCCGGCAGCTCCGGGGCGACGCCGTCAACCAGGTCGACGGGGCGTCACGGGTGCTGGTGACCGCCGGTACCGGCGTCCCCACGAGCGGACTGGTCCTGACCGCGGGCTGA
- a CDS encoding DUF5134 domain-containing protein, whose product MSGPIVVAWTLTAVFAALVLPCVLRLVRLDYGRQGAAVRNGDLAELLLVVAMVAMLSPVGGPIPAAGWQAVLALTAGWFAVSWWKGRRSGHASCGHHAVSATAMLFMVTFMPHSEVTHGPWLVMSGPGGTSALWLSLIFGAVAAYFAADAVRAGVLAARGAEESGQMSRRVCRVIMGLGMGYMLLGAAV is encoded by the coding sequence ATGTCTGGACCAATCGTCGTCGCGTGGACCCTGACCGCGGTGTTCGCCGCGCTCGTCCTGCCCTGCGTGCTGAGACTCGTCCGGTTGGACTACGGCAGGCAGGGCGCGGCGGTCCGCAACGGCGACCTGGCCGAACTGCTGCTCGTCGTCGCCATGGTCGCGATGCTGTCCCCGGTCGGTGGCCCGATCCCGGCGGCGGGCTGGCAGGCGGTGCTGGCGCTGACCGCGGGCTGGTTCGCCGTCTCGTGGTGGAAGGGGCGGCGGTCCGGGCACGCCTCGTGCGGGCACCACGCCGTCTCCGCCACCGCGATGCTGTTCATGGTGACGTTCATGCCGCACAGCGAGGTCACCCACGGGCCGTGGCTGGTGATGTCCGGCCCGGGCGGCACTTCGGCCTTGTGGCTATCGCTGATCTTCGGTGCCGTGGCCGCGTATTTCGCGGCGGACGCCGTGCGCGCGGGGGTACTCGCGGCGCGGGGCGCGGAGGAGTCCGGTCAGATGTCGCGGCGCGTGTGCCGGGTGATCATGGGGCTGGGGATGGGCTACATGCTGCTGGGCGCCGCCGTCTAG
- a CDS encoding riboflavin kinase, with amino-acid sequence MTMEYFVVRGQVEKGDQRGRELGFPTANIALRDQDGQVGDGVWAGWAERADGTRIAAAVSVGRRPTYYGADGYRLVEAHLLDFSGDLYGEVLTVWLGHHLREQEAYPSSEALIVALNKDIADAAKWAAENPADGLPGAGTAEAGVVRRVPRA; translated from the coding sequence ATGACGATGGAGTACTTCGTGGTCCGTGGCCAGGTGGAGAAGGGCGATCAGCGGGGCAGGGAACTGGGCTTCCCGACCGCCAATATCGCGCTGCGCGACCAAGACGGCCAAGTCGGCGACGGAGTGTGGGCGGGCTGGGCCGAACGCGCCGACGGCACCCGGATCGCGGCCGCGGTCTCGGTCGGCAGGCGGCCGACCTACTACGGCGCGGACGGTTACCGGCTCGTCGAGGCGCATCTGCTGGACTTCAGCGGCGACCTCTACGGCGAGGTGCTGACCGTCTGGCTGGGCCACCACCTGCGCGAGCAGGAGGCGTACCCGTCGTCGGAGGCGCTGATCGTCGCGCTCAACAAGGACATCGCCGACGCCGCGAAGTGGGCCGCGGAAAACCCTGCCGACGGCCTGCCCGGCGCGGGCACCGCCGAGGCCGGTGTCGTGCGCCGAGTCCCCCGCGCCTGA
- a CDS encoding class I SAM-dependent methyltransferase, which produces MISDPYAELGRDYARSRRPDPRIAAAVTAALGDARSVVNVGAGAGSYEPEDRDVVAVEPSRRMIAQRASTAAPAVQACAEGLPFPDGAFDAALAVLTVHHWTDVTAGLAELRRVSRRQVIVTWDQAVFARFWLVRDYLPEIAEHESRLACLDRVVEELTAAGRTPEVAPLPVPSDCVDGFLGAYWRRPEAYLSERVRAGMSGVALLDQNVVATAVERLRADLADGHWHRHHVGLLGRTELDLGYRLVTT; this is translated from the coding sequence TTGATCTCGGACCCGTATGCCGAACTCGGCCGGGACTACGCGCGATCGAGACGCCCGGATCCCCGCATCGCCGCCGCCGTCACCGCCGCTCTCGGCGACGCGCGCTCGGTGGTCAACGTCGGGGCCGGAGCCGGTTCCTACGAGCCGGAAGACCGCGACGTGGTGGCCGTCGAGCCGTCGCGGCGGATGATCGCGCAGCGTGCGTCCACCGCGGCCCCGGCCGTGCAGGCGTGCGCGGAAGGGCTGCCCTTCCCCGACGGTGCCTTCGATGCCGCCCTGGCGGTGCTGACCGTGCACCACTGGACGGACGTGACCGCCGGCCTGGCCGAGCTGCGACGCGTGTCCCGCCGCCAGGTGATCGTGACCTGGGATCAGGCGGTGTTCGCGCGGTTCTGGCTGGTGCGGGACTATCTTCCGGAGATCGCCGAACACGAAAGCAGGCTGGCCTGTCTCGACAGGGTCGTCGAGGAACTGACCGCGGCAGGGCGGACTCCCGAGGTGGCTCCGCTGCCGGTGCCGTCGGACTGCGTCGACGGGTTCCTCGGCGCGTATTGGCGCAGGCCCGAGGCCTACCTGTCCGAGCGCGTGCGTGCGGGGATGTCCGGGGTGGCGCTGCTGGACCAGAACGTCGTCGCGACGGCGGTCGAGCGGCTGCGCGCCGATCTCGCGGACGGGCATTGGCACCGGCATCACGTCGGCCTCCTCGGCCGGACGGAACTCGACCTCGGGTACCGGCTCGTCACCACGTGA